The Pseudomonas wenzhouensis genome has a segment encoding these proteins:
- a CDS encoding phosphatidylglycerophosphatase A, which yields MTDHPNQVPAEYVPPSVWRNPWHFIAFGFGSGTLPKAPGTWGSLVALPFVPLWQMLPDWGYWLMLGVTMLFGFWLCGKVADDLRVHDHEGIVWDEMVGMWITLWLVPEGWVWLLLGFLMFRLFDIVKPWPIHWVDRHVHGGVGIMLDDVIAGVFAWLAMQGLVWGWDRYAALLGF from the coding sequence GTGACCGATCACCCCAACCAGGTTCCCGCCGAATACGTACCGCCTTCGGTGTGGCGCAATCCCTGGCATTTCATCGCTTTCGGTTTCGGCTCCGGCACTCTGCCCAAGGCGCCAGGCACCTGGGGCTCGCTGGTGGCACTGCCCTTCGTGCCGTTGTGGCAGATGCTGCCGGACTGGGGGTATTGGCTGATGCTCGGGGTGACCATGCTGTTCGGCTTCTGGCTGTGCGGCAAGGTCGCCGACGACCTGCGCGTACATGATCATGAAGGCATCGTCTGGGACGAAATGGTCGGCATGTGGATCACCCTTTGGCTGGTACCTGAAGGTTGGGTCTGGTTGCTGCTAGGCTTTCTGATGTTCCGTCTGTTCGACATCGTCAAACCCTGGCCCATCCACTGGGTTGACCGGCATGTGCATGGCGGAGTCGGCATCATGCTCGATGACGTGATTGCCGGGGTATTCGCCTGGCTGGCGATGCAGGGGCTGGTGTGGGGTTGGGATCGTTATGCAGCGCTGTTGGGCTTTTAG